In one Vulgatibacter incomptus genomic region, the following are encoded:
- a CDS encoding APC family permease, with translation MSLRAWVFGRRLATAEEAAEEIGPREGVPALGLDALSSAAYGPEAALTVLLVLGAVGVGYLPTFILAIVALLLIVYFSYRQTIAAYPNGGGSYIVAHANLGPTAGIVAAASLSIDYILNVAVGISAGVGAVVSVFPVLQPHLTECCLVILAFLTLVNLRGIREAGLVFMAPTYLFCASVGLALALGVWHTLIQGGHPRAITPSAPLPQAVEPVGLWLMLRAFANGCTALTGVEAVSNAVPAFREPRTRLAQRTLGIIIGFLALMLLGIGWLCKAYGVGATEPGQPGYQSVLSQLVGAIAGRGVLYFVVQASTFTVLCLSANTSFSDFPRVSRLLAMDGYLPNVFTHRGRRLAFSGGIIVLAVLAGMLLILFRGVTNSLIPLFAVGAFGAFTMSQAGMVKHWWDRRREGGFPVRRSMAMNAVGAVATGTTLAVIIASKFTEGAWISLLLIAALFLLYSSVHRYYVQTRRALERSEAIDLSSLAPVRAVVPLKYWNKASQRSLALALRISKSVQVVQVMTGDDPPDRLRRNWHDWVVEPARAAGLGEPELVEVPSNYRQFVAPLVAHVRDLQRRHPGCEVVVILSAIHGRHWYHQLLHNHRAEVLEARFLLREKPAVTVIVTPWRLDED, from the coding sequence ATGTCGCTCCGGGCATGGGTCTTCGGTCGACGCCTGGCCACCGCCGAGGAGGCCGCCGAGGAGATCGGCCCTCGAGAAGGGGTGCCCGCGCTGGGGCTCGACGCCCTCTCCTCCGCGGCCTACGGGCCGGAGGCGGCGCTCACGGTGCTGCTGGTGCTGGGCGCGGTCGGCGTGGGCTACCTGCCTACGTTCATCCTGGCGATCGTCGCCCTGCTGCTCATCGTCTACTTCTCCTACCGGCAGACGATCGCGGCGTATCCGAACGGCGGCGGCTCCTACATCGTCGCGCACGCCAACCTCGGCCCCACCGCCGGGATCGTCGCCGCGGCGTCGCTCTCGATCGACTACATCCTCAACGTGGCCGTGGGCATCTCCGCCGGTGTGGGCGCGGTGGTTTCGGTGTTTCCCGTGCTGCAGCCGCACCTGACGGAGTGCTGCCTCGTGATCCTGGCGTTCCTGACGCTGGTGAACCTGCGCGGCATCCGCGAGGCGGGGCTCGTGTTCATGGCGCCGACCTACCTGTTCTGCGCCTCCGTCGGCCTCGCCCTCGCCCTCGGCGTCTGGCACACGCTGATCCAGGGTGGGCACCCGCGGGCGATCACACCGAGCGCGCCGCTACCGCAGGCGGTCGAGCCGGTGGGCCTCTGGCTGATGCTGCGGGCGTTCGCCAACGGCTGTACCGCGCTCACCGGAGTGGAGGCGGTGAGCAACGCGGTTCCCGCGTTCCGCGAGCCGAGGACGCGCCTCGCCCAGCGGACGCTGGGCATCATCATCGGCTTCCTGGCCCTCATGCTCCTGGGCATCGGCTGGCTCTGCAAGGCCTATGGCGTCGGCGCCACGGAGCCAGGCCAGCCCGGCTACCAGAGCGTCCTCTCCCAGCTCGTCGGCGCCATCGCCGGCCGCGGCGTGCTCTACTTCGTGGTGCAGGCCAGCACCTTCACCGTGCTCTGCCTCTCGGCGAACACGAGCTTCTCCGACTTTCCCCGGGTGTCGCGCCTGCTCGCCATGGACGGCTACCTGCCGAACGTCTTCACGCACCGGGGGCGCCGGCTCGCCTTCTCCGGGGGCATCATCGTGCTGGCGGTGCTGGCCGGCATGCTGCTCATCCTCTTCAGGGGGGTGACGAACTCGCTCATCCCCCTCTTCGCGGTCGGCGCCTTCGGCGCATTCACCATGTCGCAGGCCGGCATGGTGAAGCACTGGTGGGATCGGCGGCGCGAAGGCGGATTCCCGGTGCGCCGATCGATGGCGATGAACGCGGTGGGGGCGGTCGCCACCGGCACCACCCTCGCCGTGATCATCGCCTCGAAGTTCACCGAGGGTGCCTGGATCTCGCTCCTGCTGATCGCGGCGCTCTTCCTCCTCTACTCCAGCGTCCACCGCTACTACGTCCAGACGCGGAGGGCGCTCGAGCGAAGCGAGGCCATCGACCTCTCGTCGCTCGCGCCGGTGCGAGCGGTGGTTCCCCTCAAGTACTGGAACAAGGCTTCCCAGCGCTCGCTGGCCCTGGCGCTCCGGATCTCGAAGAGCGTGCAGGTGGTCCAGGTGATGACCGGGGACGACCCTCCCGATCGCCTGAGGCGCAACTGGCACGACTGGGTCGTCGAACCCGCCCGAGCCGCCGGCCTCGGCGAGCCGGAGCTCGTGGAGGTGCCCTCGAATTACCGGCAGTTCGTGGCGCCGCTCGTGGCCCACGTGAGGGACCTGCAGCGACGCCATCCAGGGTGCGAGGTCGTGGTGATCCTGTCGGCGATCCACGGACGCCACTGGTATCACCAGCTCCTGCACAACCACCGAGCGGAAGTGCTCGAGGCGCGGTTCCTCCTGCGGGAGAAACCCGCGGTCACGGTGATCGTGACGCCGTGGCGCCTGGACGAAGATTAG
- the purT gene encoding formate-dependent phosphoribosylglycinamide formyltransferase — MIRLGTPRSFGATKILLLGSGELGKEVAIEAQRLGVHVVAVDRYPDAPAMQVAHASHVISMLDGAEVRRVVELEDPDFIVPEIEAIATETLLELEGEGYTVIPTARAARLTMDREGIRRLAAEKLGLPTSRYRFAATEDEYVAAVREIGLPCVVKPVMSSSGHGQSVVHEEADIARAWTWAQEGGRAGKGKVIVEGFVDFEYEITLLTVRHEGGTTFCEPIGHRQVKGDYVESWQPQPMNALAHEEAKRIALAITDELGGRGVFGVELFVKGDQVWFSEVSPRPHDTGMVTLISQDLSEFALHVRAILGLPIPIVRQQGPAASHVILVHGESKGPSFHLGNEVLRDPDTALRLFGKPEIKGHRRMGVALALGDTLGQARAKAARLAEGVEVEL; from the coding sequence ATGATTCGGCTCGGCACGCCCCGATCCTTCGGCGCAACCAAGATCCTCCTCCTCGGCTCCGGTGAGCTGGGCAAGGAGGTCGCCATCGAGGCCCAGCGCCTCGGCGTTCACGTGGTCGCGGTCGACCGCTACCCCGACGCGCCCGCCATGCAGGTGGCGCACGCCTCGCACGTGATCTCCATGCTCGACGGCGCCGAGGTGCGCCGCGTGGTGGAGCTCGAGGACCCCGACTTCATCGTCCCCGAGATCGAGGCCATCGCCACCGAGACGCTGCTCGAGCTCGAGGGCGAGGGCTACACCGTGATCCCGACGGCGCGGGCCGCCCGGCTCACCATGGACCGCGAGGGGATCCGCCGCCTCGCCGCGGAGAAGCTGGGCCTGCCCACCTCGCGCTACCGCTTCGCCGCAACCGAGGACGAGTACGTCGCTGCGGTGCGCGAGATCGGCCTGCCGTGCGTGGTGAAGCCGGTGATGAGCTCCTCCGGCCACGGCCAGTCCGTCGTCCACGAAGAGGCGGACATCGCCCGGGCGTGGACCTGGGCGCAGGAGGGAGGCCGCGCGGGCAAGGGAAAGGTGATCGTCGAGGGCTTCGTCGACTTCGAGTACGAGATCACCTTGCTCACCGTGCGGCACGAAGGCGGGACCACCTTCTGCGAGCCCATCGGCCACAGGCAGGTGAAGGGCGACTACGTCGAGTCCTGGCAGCCGCAGCCGATGAACGCCCTGGCCCACGAGGAGGCGAAGCGGATCGCCCTCGCGATCACCGACGAGCTGGGCGGGCGCGGCGTCTTCGGCGTCGAGCTCTTCGTGAAGGGGGACCAGGTCTGGTTCTCCGAGGTCTCGCCGCGTCCCCACGACACCGGGATGGTCACGCTCATCTCGCAGGACCTCTCCGAGTTCGCCCTCCACGTCCGCGCGATCCTCGGCCTGCCGATCCCTATCGTCCGGCAGCAGGGCCCCGCCGCCTCCCACGTGATCCTCGTCCACGGCGAGTCGAAGGGTCCCTCCTTCCACCTCGGCAACGAGGTCCTCCGCGATCCCGACACGGCCCTTCGACTCTTCGGCAAGCCCGAGATCAAGGGCCACCGCCGCATGGGCGTCGCCCTCGCGCTGGGTGACACGCTCGGCCAGGCTCGCGCCAAGGCCGCCCGCCTCGCCGAGGGAGTCGAGGTCGAGCTCTAA
- a CDS encoding DUF1634 domain-containing protein, protein MSRIDDRASARADSEAVGSVSGRDATLAASQAADPGLQGELAIALLLRGGVVLAALLLAAALVGSLVFGTPLSQEGVSLGRIFSGESRGLDALALVGLLIMGATPVARVALSIPVFAKAGERSQALIGLGVLVLLAVSILLGAVEG, encoded by the coding sequence GTGAGCCGGATCGACGATCGGGCCTCTGCGAGGGCGGATTCGGAGGCGGTCGGGAGTGTTTCCGGGCGCGACGCGACGCTCGCCGCGAGCCAGGCCGCCGATCCCGGGCTCCAGGGAGAGCTGGCCATCGCGCTCCTTCTGCGGGGCGGAGTCGTTCTGGCCGCGCTCCTCCTCGCCGCCGCCCTCGTCGGCTCGCTGGTCTTCGGCACGCCCCTCTCCCAGGAGGGTGTGAGCCTCGGCCGGATCTTCAGCGGCGAGTCCCGGGGCCTGGACGCCCTCGCTCTCGTCGGGCTCTTGATCATGGGCGCAACGCCCGTGGCGCGCGTCGCGCTCTCGATCCCCGTCTTCGCCAAGGCAGGCGAGAGGTCACAGGCCCTGATCGGCCTCGGCGTCCTCGTGCTATTGGCCGTTTCGATCCTGCTCGGCGCGGTGGAAGGCTGA
- a CDS encoding sulfite exporter TauE/SafE family protein — protein sequence MIPILLFASGLGAGAFGALLGIGGGIILVPLLNFGFGLPLGHAVAIALACVIATSSGAAATYVKDHRCDVRLGMKLEIFTVAGALAGAFVAPFMPRSALQILFGLMIVPVTWSLLRKAPSDGAASFDGQSVPVRNLPLGCGVSFAAGSLSALLGIGGGPIKVPAMNLLMGVPFKVATATSNFMIGVTAAASVFVYYARGMLDVGMAAPTVLGVILGATVGARLMPHVPTRRLKQVYSVLLVLLGAEMISKGLDFDLWRML from the coding sequence TTGATTCCGATACTCCTCTTCGCCTCCGGCCTCGGGGCGGGCGCGTTCGGCGCCCTCCTCGGGATCGGCGGCGGCATCATCCTCGTCCCGCTCCTCAACTTCGGCTTCGGCCTTCCCCTGGGCCACGCGGTGGCCATCGCCCTGGCCTGCGTGATCGCCACCTCCAGCGGCGCCGCGGCCACCTACGTAAAGGACCACCGCTGCGACGTGCGTCTCGGCATGAAGCTCGAGATCTTCACCGTCGCGGGCGCGCTGGCCGGCGCCTTCGTCGCGCCCTTCATGCCCCGCTCTGCGCTCCAGATCCTCTTCGGGCTGATGATCGTCCCGGTGACCTGGTCCCTGCTGCGCAAGGCGCCGTCCGACGGCGCCGCCAGCTTCGACGGGCAGTCGGTCCCGGTCCGGAACCTGCCCCTGGGCTGCGGCGTCTCCTTCGCGGCGGGCAGCCTCTCGGCGCTCCTGGGCATCGGAGGCGGGCCGATCAAGGTGCCGGCGATGAACCTCCTGATGGGGGTGCCGTTCAAGGTCGCCACCGCCACCAGCAACTTCATGATCGGGGTCACGGCGGCGGCAAGCGTCTTCGTCTACTACGCGCGGGGGATGCTCGACGTCGGCATGGCGGCCCCCACTGTCCTCGGTGTGATTCTCGGTGCCACCGTGGGTGCTCGGCTCATGCCGCACGTGCCCACCCGGCGGCTCAAGCAGGTGTACTCGGTGTTGCTCGTCCTCCTCGGCGCCGAGATGATCTCCAAGGGCCTCGACTTCGATCTCTGGAGGATGCTGTGA
- the lgt gene encoding prolipoprotein diacylglyceryl transferase: MHPYLIPWTFSGQTLQIFAYVGVVAAAAFLAWFMAVRNGGKPNVGKAVVVFAVATAVGAFLVATRLQGVTPQPLPLHTYGLMIALGFISAIHLSARSAEAYASVDGRAFYLPGAPALAAAREAAAKGGDAGAVSGRRAKDNVLDLAFWVLAGAMAGARALFIVVNWSGPDGYGAHPGRIFEIWTGGLVFYGGFIGAALASVVYARKHRIDFRGLADIAAPTVALGHFFGRMGCMAAGCCWGKVCDDPSFLFGAHFPEGSLVYDEMIGAPEFRSYVVEHGHTPALHPTQLYEGLGELGLFLLLIHLRRGKRFQGQILSLWLMLYALLRLSIETFRGDFGRGMLLRWPETDPLLLSTSQVVGVGMFALGAILYFTWRPKVAAPAGAGEPTAAAA, from the coding sequence ATGCACCCGTATCTCATTCCGTGGACGTTCTCGGGGCAGACCCTCCAGATCTTCGCCTACGTGGGCGTCGTCGCAGCAGCGGCGTTCCTCGCGTGGTTCATGGCCGTCCGAAACGGCGGCAAGCCGAACGTCGGCAAGGCCGTGGTCGTCTTCGCGGTGGCGACGGCGGTCGGCGCCTTCCTGGTGGCCACCAGGCTCCAGGGCGTCACCCCCCAGCCGCTCCCGCTCCACACCTACGGCCTGATGATCGCCCTGGGCTTCATCTCGGCGATCCACCTCTCCGCGCGGTCCGCAGAAGCGTACGCCTCGGTCGACGGGCGCGCGTTCTACCTCCCCGGCGCCCCGGCCCTCGCCGCGGCGCGGGAGGCGGCAGCGAAGGGCGGCGACGCCGGCGCCGTCTCCGGGCGTAGGGCGAAGGATAACGTCCTCGATCTCGCCTTCTGGGTCCTCGCGGGGGCCATGGCTGGCGCCCGCGCGCTCTTCATCGTCGTCAACTGGAGCGGGCCCGATGGCTACGGCGCCCACCCGGGTCGCATCTTCGAGATCTGGACAGGCGGGCTCGTCTTCTACGGCGGCTTCATCGGCGCCGCCCTCGCCTCGGTGGTCTACGCACGGAAGCATCGGATCGACTTCCGCGGCCTCGCCGACATCGCGGCGCCCACGGTGGCGCTCGGTCACTTCTTCGGGCGCATGGGCTGCATGGCGGCGGGCTGCTGCTGGGGAAAGGTCTGCGACGATCCGTCTTTCCTCTTCGGTGCGCACTTCCCCGAAGGCTCCCTCGTGTATGACGAGATGATCGGCGCGCCGGAGTTCCGCAGCTACGTCGTCGAGCACGGCCACACGCCGGCGCTCCATCCCACCCAGCTCTACGAGGGACTGGGCGAGCTCGGGCTCTTCCTCCTCCTGATCCATCTGCGCCGCGGCAAGCGCTTCCAGGGCCAGATCCTCTCGCTCTGGCTCATGCTCTACGCGCTGCTGCGCCTGTCGATCGAGACCTTCCGCGGCGACTTCGGCCGCGGGATGCTCCTCCGCTGGCCGGAGACCGATCCGCTCCTCCTCTCCACTTCGCAGGTGGTCGGCGTCGGGATGTTCGCCCTCGGAGCGATCCTTTATTTCACCTGGAGGCCGAAGGTCGCCGCGCCCGCGGGGGCGGGCGAGCCGACGGCTGCCGCCGCATGA